Proteins encoded by one window of Anopheles maculipalpis chromosome 2RL, idAnoMacuDA_375_x, whole genome shotgun sequence:
- the LOC126557040 gene encoding uncharacterized protein LOC126557040 encodes MSKETMIIFVYDLSKKVENDDPTGSIIYFHPMWVSELQKKSLCGQLMGSTYFLGETLSKVRFISLQNGKFALRSHGRFMLAVGSDRNIAESILEYRASLLSSLIELYHGDFSTLYSVYVEKEQKTGFNEKVFCLMESTLPLLQFNGNILQNMPLLRLPKCASNVYLESNQILQNFLQNKGVLGGSIFYHNKVLASQLPTNLTKLFVYSDPYRAKLAEMIAVTFHVPNGVSLISAYITKRDYTQLLDATKNIPIYFNNCTTSAASAAAAATSSSTGPPVPFAIKKKLIPSKDLVGSTVAGFPMLKTDKSIIFSNIPEEDTVGGEVAGQIFEPAQKKVPFSTVSRPTFLPLKFKNLTSRDIIDSGVNSINFDESDSFPNFIGKTSVCSTPLTENKIVPNRNMMSICVTQDQPSDAPPGEEVKENVDSKEDGIVGPVAVGENVSILKCFNARKYSILNNPFIMPTNVRCASMSNLTGKENDESEENSPAEASNSEEREMQRKYQHKFPKNYDPWKTVTDPLYPIVDQRKRAMSYSLFQDFERTRNERIAELVEQEAKQETKGKDKPIKNSTMDRIPKTVNRVAVNTSVNKTNLSSDQSETGAIPATTPKDRRGLSLPIKSFNLNDELPTAARVASNGTSQELFTRRKSTLELTPLMSKLTVLAMNDTESSGVSSWDTTPGCSYNMAISPQEYIPQRRKSQDISQSATVQSNGGVIPAGDDTALVKVDLFVCVQQNMTLILVMQEKNCKNQRLVQTLFESCVSKFLRIENDIQLAMNINVDGFDKADGYSLIALDTGWDVAKKNGPWNALELQTAESLHTYFRKRSLVTEVTLKSQETVLYGYQCGMRELFYTQIANAQGGLPPPQDVMGAVPLCAKRRIERDHFALLL; translated from the exons ACTTTCATCCGATGTGGGTGTCGGAACTGCAGAAAAAATCTCTCTGTGGCCAGTTGATG GGATCCACATACTTTCTCGGTGAAACTCTATCGAAAGTTCGGTTTATTTCACTACAGAATGGCAAATTTGCGTTACGATCGCATGGACGCTTCATGTTG GCTGTAGGATCGGACCGCAACATAGCAGAATCCATTCTTGAGTACCGGGCCAGCTTGTTGTCCTCGCTTATTGAACTGTATCATGGCGATTTCAGCACCCTGTACAGTGTTTACGTTGAAAAGGAGCAGAAAACGGGATTTAATGAGaaggtgttttgtttgatggaGTCCACTTTGCCGCTGCTGCAATTCAATGGCAATATTTTACAGAATATGCCCCTGCTACGACTACCAAAG TGCGCAAGTAATGTATACCTGGAGTCCAACCAAATTCTTCAGAACTTCCTCCAAAACAAGGGAGTGTTAGGTGGGTCCATATTTTACCACAATAA AGTACTGGCTTCACAGTTGCCGACCAACTTGACGAAACTGTTCGTGTACTCCGATCCTTATCGCGCGAAGCTAGCAGAAATGATAGCAGTCACATTCCATGTGCCAAACGGCGTTAGTCTCATCAGTGCGTACATCACAAAGCGTGACTATACGCAGCTGCTCGATGCGACGAAAAACATTCCCATTTATTTCAACAATTGCACCACATCAGCAGCttcagcagctgcagcagcaacatcctcATCCACTGGACCACCAGTACCGTTTGCCATTAAGAAGAAGCTAATCCCATCGAAAGATCTCGTCGGTAGCACGGTGGCTGGCTTTCCGATGCTCAAGACAGACAAATCgattattttttccaacattccGGAAGAAGACACTGTTGGTGGAGAGGTTGCTGGGCAAATCTTTGAaccggcacagaaaaaagTACCGTTCAGCACCGTATCGCGGCCAACCTTTTTGccattaaagtttaaaaatctcacatcaCGAGACATCATCGATTCCGGTGTGAATTCGATCAATTTTGACGAATCGGACAGCTTCCCGAACTTTATCGGTAAAACAAGCGTCTGTTCGACGCCACTGACTGAGAATAAGATTGTGCCAAATAGGAACATGATGTCGATATGTGTCACGCAGGATCAGCCGTCTGACGCACCACCGGGGGAggaagtgaaggaaaatgtgGATAGTAAAGAGGATGGCATTGTTGGGCCAGTAGCGGTGGGAGAAAATGTCAGTATTTTAAAATGCTTCAATGCTAGAAAGTACAGTATCCTCAACAATCCTTTCATAATGCCAACGAATGTTCGTTGCGCATCAATGTCGAATTTAACCGGCAAAGAAAACGATGAGTCGGAGGAAAATTCACCCGCTGAAGCCAGCAATAGTGAGGAGCGAGAGATGCAAAGAAAGTATCAACACAAGTTCCCGAAAAATTACGACCCATGGAAAACTGTCACCGATCCACTGTATCCAATTGTGGACCAACGCAAGCGAGCCATGTCGTACAGTTTGTTCCAAGATTTTGAACGTACTCGCAACGAACGGATAGCTGAACTGGTCGAACAGGAAGCAAAGCAAGAAACCAAAGGCAAAGATAAGCCCATCAAAAATAGTACGATGGATCGCATACCGAAAACGGTTAACAGGGTAGCCGTAAATACTAGCGTAAATAAAACGAATCTATCATCAGATCAATCGGAAACCGGTGCCATTCCGGCTACCACACCTAAAGATCGACGTGGTCTCAGCTTACCAATCAAATCTTTTAATCTTAACGATGAGCTACCAACCGCGGCAAGGGTGGCTAGTAATGGCACCAGCCAGGAGCTGTTTACACGCCGTAAAAGTACGCTAGAATTAACGCCCCTTATGTCGAAGCTAACTGTACTGGCAATGAATGACACCGAATCAAGTGGCGTATCGAGCTGGGATACAACGCCGGGGTGCAGTTACAACATGGCAATTTCACCGCAAGAATATATTCCGCAGCGCCGGAAATCGCAAGACATATCACAATCTGCGACGGTACAGTCAAATGGAGGCGTGATACCAGCAGGTGATGACACGGCTCTAGTCAAGGTGGATCTGTTCGTGTGCGTGCAGCAGAACATGACATTGATATTGGTCATGCAGGagaaaaactgtaaaaatCAACGGCTTGTGCAGACACTg TTTGAATCGTGCGTGTCAAAATTCCTGAGGATTGAAAACGACATTCAACTTGCCATGAACATTAACGTGGATGGGTTCGATAAGGCGGACGGGTACAGCCTGATAGCACTCGATACCGGTTGGGACGTGGCAAAAAAGAATGGTCCATGGAACGCATTGGAGCTACAAACGGCAGAATCTTTGCACACCTACTTCCGAAAGCGTAGTCTAGTAACGGAAGTGACGTTAAA aTCGCAGGAAACCGTTCTGTACGGGTACCAGTGTGGCATGCGGGAACTATTTTACACGCAGATCGCAAACGCGCAGGGCGGTTTGCCTCCGCCGCAGGATGTAATGGGTGCGGTTCCGCTGTGTGCAAAACGTCGCATCGAGCGGGATCATTTTGCGTTGTTACTTTAA
- the LOC126558623 gene encoding probable dimethyladenosine transferase codes for MPKVRAEKKSRTHEGVAKQGIVFNKDFGQHILKNPLVITSMLEKAALRPTDVVLEIGPGTGNMTVKILEKVKKVVACEIDTRLVAELQKRVQGTNMQPKLQILIGDVLKTDLPFFDICVANMPYQISSPFVFKLLLHRPFFRCAVLMFQREFAQRLVAKPGDKLYCRLSINTQLLARVDMLMKVGKNNFKPPPKVESSVVRIEPRNPPPPINYTEWDGLTRIAFLRKNKTLAAAFKQTTVLATLEDNYKLHCSLKNVDVPVDLNVKAMVENILEKLDAGNKRARSMDIDDFMAVLQAFNAEGFHFS; via the exons ATGCCGAAAGTACGAGCAGAAAAGAAATCCCGTACGCACGAAGGTGTTGCAAAGCAAG GTATCGTGTTCAACAAGGACTTTGGGCAACACATTCTCAAGAACCCGCTCGTCATCACCTCCATGCTGGAAAAGGCAGCTCTCCGGCCGACGGATGTAGTGCTTGAAATAGGTCCCGGTACCGGCAACATGACGGTAAAGATACTGGAAAAGGTGAAGAAAGTGGTTGCGTGCGAAATCGATACGCGACTCGTTGCAGAGCTGCAGAAGCGCGTACAGGGCACCAACATGCAACCGAAGCTGCAAATCCTCATCGGCGATGTGCTAAAAACAGACCTACCATTTTTCGACATTTGCGTTGCCAACATGCCATATCAGATAAGTTCACCGTTCGTGTTTAAACTGTTGCTTCATCGGCCATTCTTCCGGTGTGCGGTGCTAATGTTTCAACGCGAATTCGCTCAACGGCTCGTGGCCAAACCAGGCGATAAGCTGTACTGCCGGTTAAGCATCAACACGCAGCTGCTGGCCCGTGTCGACATGTTGATGAAGGTGGGtaagaataattttaaaccaCCGCCAAAGGTAGAATCGAGTGTGGTACGAATCGAACCAAGGAATCCACCGCCACCGATCAACTACACCGAATGGGACGGATTGACCAGAATTGCGTTCCtgcgcaaaaacaaaacacttgccGCAGCATTCAAACAAACTACCGTACTGGCCACGCTAGAAGATAACTACAAATTGCACTGTTCGTTGAAGAACGTGGACGTTCCGGTAGATTTGAACGTGAAAGCGATGGTAGAAAACATATTGGAAAAGTTGGACGCTGGTAACAAGCgtgcacgatcgatggatATCGATGATTTCATGGCTGTTTTGCAGGCGTTCAATGCTGAGGGCTTTCATTTCAGCTAA
- the LOC126557268 gene encoding protein FAM114A2: MCDSDSEEFASADEDFEEIEPDELEEVLQSTKPSDVSSKKKEQLAAPASPTKSDVEPVSKSKGDQLEDKTQSLEDSASCPPPTTTSTVTEVESENKIPILPKIEDYKGDTLQKDQVTDSKTTKEDKEKLDTNASTAKYVEKLVTLEEKVNQEPSPSVQSCSGDEKSNETANKSKKLVLKPAKPQLLEQIEKQAQEPESKIPESGVTEGEGWDDFDDDWGDFPVEGSNTVALKVENKQPISVNANTSDPAQPSSAKATSFRDVDIDEVEHKLKDFMKHKDDPPLTSVLDRLSSGADNTKATADAGQSWGSWKPSWGGAAVSFLSNASKSVATITTNITQVIESGIGVPNPEEMARRQAEAEAKLKAEGYLQEEPDIAPSTSAQSEDRFGFDQLVSGVTQISSKVITGGLDTLEGIGKKTMTILQENDPGLLNKRKLLGLQPNDGVVLSQVLREAKAKTEERERNLKQIQKHQYKKKLHFETLFDDYHGLVHLEALEMLSKQASLKLESLMAPLTGKALDDLQETMSEVKELCELPETDNDDADGLHTADELQAKLLETIVDLNPNVKVDFGEIVKSWTEYTEWIADKSEPQRTGQDVFEKAMHALAQTTALCVLRMHKLAEILLISDHHSTATEADVLVQLTSVFCWHLSGVATRFCSELTKMKDESGDDSDSALITNIFLEGSNSTSYVQNAFHLFIPILQLGAA; the protein is encoded by the exons ATGTGCGATTCCGATAGTGAAGAGTTTGCGAGTGCTGATGAAGATTTTGAAGAAATTGAACCAGACGAGCTGGAAGAAGTACTCCAGAGCACCAAACCATCGGATGTGTCGTCAAAGAAGAAGGAACAGCTTGCTGCACCAGCATCACCAACAAAATCTGACGTGGAACCTGTAAGCAAATCCAAAGGAGATCAGCTGGAGGATAAAACACAGTCCTTGGAAGATAGTGCTTCCTGCCCTCCACCGACTACTACTTCGACCGTTACAGAGgtggaaagtgaaaataaaatccccATCCTACCAAAGATAGAGGATTACAAGGGCGACACCTTGCAGAAGGATCAGGTAACGGATTCCAAGACGACTAAGGAAGACAAAGAAAAGTTAGATACGAATGCCAGCACAGCAAAATATGTTGAAAAACTTGTAACACTAGAAGAAAAAGTCAATCAAGAGCCATCTCCCTCTGTGCAGTCTTGCAGCGGAGATGAGAAATCCAACGAAACCgcaaacaaatccaaaaaacTTGTGCTTAAACCAGCCAAACCACAACTGTTGGAACAGATTGAAAAGCAAGCACAGGAACCGGAAAGCAAAATCCCAGAGTCAGGTGTAACCGAAGGTGAGGGATGGGATGATTTCGATGATGATTGGGGAGATTTCCCCGTTGAAGGTAGTAACACCGTAGCACTCAAAGTCGAGAATAAGCAGCCGATTAGTGTCAATGCGAACACCTCCGATCCCGCGCAGCCTAGCTCAGCGAAAGCCACCAGCTTCAGAGATGTAGACATAGATGAGGTTGAGCATAAGCTGAAAGATTTCATGAAACACAAGGACGATCCACCTCTAACTTCCGTGCTAGATCGACTTTCATCTGGTGCGGACAATACAAAAGCAACGGCCGATGCCGGACAGTCCTGGGGTAGCTGGAAGCCATCCTGGGGCGGGGCAGCcgtttccttcctttcgaACGCATCGAAATCCGTTGCGACGATTACAACCAACATTACGCAGGTGATTGAATCGGGCATCGGAGTACCGAATCCGGAAGAGATGGCCCGCCGTCAAGCGGAGGCTGAAGCTAAGCTAAAAGCGGAAGGCTACCTGCAAGAGGAGCCGGATATAGCGCCGAGTACGTCGGCCCAATCGGAAGATCGGTTCGGTTTTGATCAGCTCGTTTCTGGTGTAACACAGATCAGCAGCAAGGTTATTACCGGTGGGTTAGACACACTTGAAGGAATTGGTAAGAAAACGATGACCATACTGCAGGAGAACGATCCAGGCCTGTTGAACAAGCGAAAGCTGCTCGGCCTACAACCGAACGATGGAGTTGTGTTGAGCCAAGTTTTGCGCGAAGCAAAGGCGAAAACAGAGGAACGGGAACGCAACCTAAAGCAAATTCAAAAGCATCAGTATAAAAAGAAGCTTCATTTTGAAACTCTGTTTGATGATTACCATGGGTTGGTGCATCTGGAGGCACTAGAAATGCTGTCGAAACAGGCATCGCTCAAGCTGGAATCGCTGATGGCACCGCTCACAGGAAAGGCACTCGACGACTTGCAAGAAACGATGAGCGAAGTGAAGGAGCTGTGCGAACTGCCCGAAACGGACAACGACGACGCGGATGGACTACACACGGCGGATGAGCTCCAGGCAAAGCTGCTGGAAACCATCGTCGATCTTAATCCTAACGTTAAGGTCGATTTCGGAGAGATAGTTAAGAGTTGGACAGAGTATACCGAGTGGATCGCTGACAAGAGCGAACCGCAACGTACCGGGCAGGATGTGTTCGAAAAGGCAATGCACGCGCTAGCCCAAACGACGGCCCTTTGCGTACTGCGGATGCACAAACTGGCGGAAATACTGCTCATCAGCGATCATCACAGTACAGCGACGGAAGCTGATGTGCTGGTACAGCTAACTTCGGTGTTTTGCTGGCATCTGAGCGGTGTGGCGACCCGGTTCTGCTCGGAGCTGACCAAGATGAAGGATGAATCTGGGGACGATAGCGATAGTGCGCTTATAACCAACATTTTCCTGGAG GGCTCGAACAGCACATCGTACGTTCAGAATGCGTTTCATCTGTTCATTCCGATCCTGCAGCTTGGCGCAGCTTAA
- the LOC126558741 gene encoding nucleolar protein 12 has translation MKRKSESGNKQPFERKKTELVFDPQKRVEFLTGFHKRKQHRRKIAQGEMQRKLKEETKRIRTEAKEKMKNLYHSYKPIPELTEEDKAEDQEEEYDTENVTVKVVELSTRDLAKENNWLGENRVMVNDDNESEAEGSASDDEEELDEHQLGVIPGMELEGEKKVKRKHKPLAEEDANDDTKEKDDKSAMEKVKPKKGPVLNLDGIRSKKELNHKLKRYALKSMKNSQAFRQKERVHKQKQLKKSRRIRHQKEKHLKQKKGFRDRKAAGTAGGRDSKRKRKDD, from the exons ATGAAACGAAAATCAGAGAGTGGCAATAAACAGCCGTTTGAGCGGAAAAAGACCGAACTGGTGTTTGACCCACAGAAACGGGT GGAATTCCTTACTGGATTTCACAAACGCAAGCAACATCGACGGAAAATAGCTCAAGGTGAAATGCAGCGAAAGctgaaggaagaaacaaaacgtaTACGCACGGAGGCGaaagaaaagatgaaaaactTGTACCATTCGTACAAACCCATACCGGAGCTAACGGAAGAGGACAAAGCCGAGGACCAGGAAGAGGAGTACGATACGGAAAATGTAACCGTAAAGGTAGTGGAGCTGTCTACCCGCGACCtagcaaaggaaaacaattggCTCGGTGAAAACCGTGTTATGGTAAATGATGATAACGAGTCAGAAGCGGAGGGCTCTGCGAGTGACGACGAGGAGGAGCTCGACGAACATCAGCTGGGAGTTATACCGGGCATGGAGCtggagggagagaaaaaggtaaaaagaaagcataaaCCTTTGGCCGAAGAAGATGCAAACGACGACACCAAGGAAAAAGACGATAAGAGTGCGATGGAAAAAGTGAAACCGAAAAAGGGACCGGTACTCAATCTGGATGGTATACGGTCGAAGAAGGAGTTGAATCACAAGCTAAAACGGTACGCACTGAAATCTATGAAAAACAGCCAAGCTTTCCGGCAGAAAGAGCGAGTACATAAACAGAAGCAGCTTAAAAAATCTCGCCGCATCCGACACCAGAAGGAGAAACACTTGAAGCAGAAAAAGGGCTTCAGGGACCGCAAAGCTGCTGGCACTGCTGGTGGTCGAGACTCAAAACGGAAACGAAAGGACGATTGA
- the LOC126559443 gene encoding 40S ribosomal protein S25 translates to MPPKKDTKGSAKQPQKTQKKKEGGSGGKAKKKKWSKGKVRDKLNNQVLFDKATYEKLYKEVPAYKLITPSVVSERLKIRGSLAKRGLRELCQKGLIKQVVHHHAQVIYTRTTKGDDPVA, encoded by the exons ATG CCTCCGAAGAAGGATACCAAGGGATCGGCGAAACAGCCGCAAAAGacccagaagaagaaggagggaGGATCCGGCGGaaaggccaagaagaagaagtggtcGAAGGGAAAGGTTCGTGACAAGCTGAATAACCAGGTCCTGTTCGATAAGGCCACGTACGAGAAACTGTACAAGGAGGTACCCGCCTACAAGCTGATCACCCCGTCAGTCGTGTCGGAAAGGCTGAAGATTCGTGGATCGCTGGCGAAGCGCGGCCTACGCGAGCTCTGCCAGAAGGGTTTGATCAAGCAGGTCGTGCACCATCACGCACAGGTCATCTACACCCGCACCACAAAGGGAGACGATCCGGTGGCGTAA